A genomic stretch from Kribbella amoyensis includes:
- a CDS encoding ABC transporter permease, with protein sequence MLQRTKSGAGSRLSLGQRLLRDRVLLLFALPGTLLILAFHYLPLLGNVIAFKDYQPFLGIGGSDWAGFGNFAVIFNGDPAFLRALKNTLILTALQSLIVFPAPILLALLLNSLFSERIKRVAQSILYLPHFMSWVIVVALFQQMLGGSGLLNNYLRSHDLATLNIIGNSELFHILLTSQIIWKDTGWATILFLAALSQIDSQLYEAASVDGASRMRQLWHVTLPGLRGIIILLFILRLGDSLTVGFEQIILQQAAVGREVSEVLDTYVYNNGILGGAWGIAAAVGLVKGIVGVVLVLAANKVAHIFGEQGVYSR encoded by the coding sequence ATGCTGCAACGCACCAAGAGCGGCGCGGGCTCGCGGCTGTCACTCGGTCAACGGTTGCTCCGGGACCGGGTGCTGCTGCTGTTCGCGCTGCCCGGGACCCTGCTGATCCTGGCGTTCCACTACCTGCCGCTGCTCGGCAACGTGATCGCGTTCAAGGACTACCAGCCGTTCCTCGGGATCGGCGGCAGCGACTGGGCCGGGTTCGGCAACTTCGCGGTGATCTTCAACGGCGACCCGGCCTTCCTGAGGGCGCTGAAGAACACGCTGATCCTGACCGCGCTGCAGTCGCTGATCGTGTTCCCTGCGCCGATCCTGCTCGCGTTGCTGCTGAACTCGCTGTTCTCGGAGCGGATCAAGCGGGTCGCGCAGAGCATCCTCTACCTGCCGCACTTCATGTCCTGGGTGATCGTGGTCGCGCTGTTCCAGCAGATGCTGGGCGGCAGCGGGTTGCTGAACAACTACCTGCGCTCGCACGACCTCGCCACCTTGAACATCATCGGCAACTCGGAGCTGTTCCACATCCTGCTGACCTCGCAGATCATCTGGAAGGACACCGGCTGGGCGACGATCCTGTTCCTGGCCGCGCTCTCCCAGATCGACTCGCAGCTGTACGAGGCGGCCAGTGTGGACGGGGCGAGCCGGATGCGGCAGCTCTGGCACGTCACGTTGCCGGGGCTGCGCGGGATCATCATTTTGCTGTTCATCCTGCGGCTCGGTGACTCGCTCACCGTCGGCTTCGAGCAGATCATCCTGCAGCAGGCCGCGGTCGGCCGAGAAGTCAGCGAGGTGCTCGACACCTACGTCTACAACAACGGCATCCTCGGTGGCGCGTGGGGTATCGCGGCCGCGGTCGGG
- a CDS encoding extracellular solute-binding protein has protein sequence MPVSRRTFLGGSLAAAAVAATGTPLLAGCASDKKNSAAANAAVKLPTYQRYAGVKPDLPGTDVVLDGFLKYPANPVKAIADKPGDGQPITFMTNIPGAIPPGMERNQFWQALNERLGSELQISMASNDEYPNKFATRIAGGDLPDVLNIPTNTVQIPGLLKAKAMDLTEHLSGDAIKKYPFLANIPTEYWKGCVFNGAIYGVPVPRGMSRTSLPLYRADLLAAQGIKDPAPKNFQEFFDLAKEVTAAKQNRWAWTKVPIATIRQMLGIPNVWKEEGGKFTSAFEHEAQLEALEAGRKMVAAGVLNPDAFTDKASARKQWFNGGSAVFDHDSFVAWNQYYADSTAGDAFAVGALDVPGFDGGAGSPWMGSALNNLTAFNKDSKHSAETLLKLADWMAAPFGTEEYLFRKYGVAGRHYALQGTDPIPNKTGVVETGIGVQYISDSTLALYWAGKPDVSQKQHAIQTKIADRLVYDASYGLYSDTLSKKQAQLTKTINDLESQILQGKKPVSDWKAGVETWKSSGGDTMRTELEQAFSDTAGK, from the coding sequence ATGCCTGTCAGCAGAAGAACGTTCCTCGGCGGCAGCCTGGCCGCGGCAGCGGTCGCGGCGACCGGTACGCCGCTGTTGGCGGGCTGCGCGTCCGACAAGAAGAACTCGGCCGCGGCCAACGCGGCGGTCAAGTTGCCCACGTACCAGCGCTACGCCGGCGTGAAGCCCGACCTCCCCGGCACCGACGTCGTCCTGGACGGGTTCCTCAAGTACCCGGCGAACCCGGTCAAGGCGATCGCCGACAAGCCGGGCGACGGCCAGCCGATCACCTTCATGACCAACATCCCGGGCGCGATCCCGCCGGGGATGGAGCGGAACCAGTTCTGGCAGGCGCTGAACGAGCGGCTCGGCTCGGAGCTGCAGATCAGCATGGCGTCGAACGACGAGTACCCGAACAAGTTCGCCACCCGGATCGCCGGCGGCGACCTGCCCGATGTTCTCAACATCCCCACGAACACCGTTCAGATCCCCGGCCTGCTGAAGGCCAAGGCGATGGACCTGACCGAGCACCTGTCCGGCGACGCGATCAAGAAGTACCCGTTCCTCGCGAACATCCCGACCGAGTACTGGAAGGGTTGTGTCTTCAACGGCGCGATCTACGGTGTGCCGGTGCCGCGCGGGATGTCACGGACGTCGCTGCCGCTGTACCGCGCGGACCTGCTCGCCGCCCAGGGCATCAAGGACCCGGCCCCGAAGAACTTCCAGGAGTTCTTCGACCTCGCCAAGGAGGTGACCGCGGCCAAGCAGAACCGGTGGGCGTGGACCAAGGTGCCGATCGCGACCATTCGGCAGATGCTCGGGATCCCGAACGTGTGGAAGGAGGAGGGCGGCAAGTTCACCTCCGCCTTCGAGCACGAGGCCCAGCTCGAGGCGCTGGAGGCCGGCCGGAAGATGGTCGCCGCCGGCGTGCTCAACCCGGACGCGTTCACCGACAAGGCGAGTGCCCGCAAGCAGTGGTTCAACGGTGGCAGCGCCGTGTTCGACCACGACAGCTTCGTCGCGTGGAACCAGTACTATGCCGACAGCACGGCCGGGGACGCGTTCGCGGTGGGCGCGCTCGACGTGCCGGGCTTCGACGGCGGCGCGGGATCCCCCTGGATGGGCTCGGCGCTGAACAACCTCACCGCCTTCAACAAGGACAGCAAGCACTCCGCCGAGACGCTGCTGAAGCTCGCCGACTGGATGGCGGCTCCGTTCGGCACCGAGGAGTACCTGTTCCGCAAGTACGGCGTGGCCGGCCGGCATTACGCGCTGCAGGGCACGGACCCGATTCCGAACAAGACCGGCGTGGTCGAGACAGGGATCGGCGTGCAGTACATCAGCGACTCCACGCTGGCGCTGTACTGGGCGGGCAAGCCCGACGTGTCGCAGAAGCAGCACGCGATCCAAACGAAGATCGCCGACCGGCTCGTGTACGACGCGTCCTACGGGCTGTACTCCGACACGCTGTCGAAGAAGCAGGCCCAGCTCACCAAAACGATCAACGACCTGGAGAGCCAGATCCTGCAGGGCAAGAAGCCGGTCTCGGACTGGAAGGCCGGCGTCGAGACCTGGAAGAGCTCCGGCGGGGACACGATGCGGACCGAGCTCGAGCAGGCCTTCTCCGACACGGCAGGGAAGTAG